One Gemmatimonas sp. DNA window includes the following coding sequences:
- a CDS encoding CocE/NonD family hydrolase: MRLSRFLPLLLLAGRALTAQPSTPATAPAAAAYALTESMIPMRDGTRLYTRIVAPVNPARPLPFLFVRTPYGVDGNTPGSVAANWGFMARDIARDGYVFVFQDIRGKFKSEGQFVMQRPPRANRADPKAIDESTDAYDSIEWLLSHVPNNNGRVGMTGVSYPGWTTAMAMLDPHPALKAASPQASPADMWKGDDFHHNGAFRLSYGFEYATMMESGKDVKQFSMDAYDTYEWYLKLGSLKNVNDRYLKGTIPTWNDFAGHPNFDAFWQRQAMAGYLDKVTVPALHVAGWWDQEDFYGPVTIYRELEKHDREGKNFLVVGPWNHGGWMRGEGTALGPIQFGQPTARFFRDSIMAPFFARHLHPEQRDVAGWTLPEALVFEAGSNMWKRYDTWPPKTAVSPRSLYLREGGALAWEPPAATAPAYDAYVSDPAKPVPYRQRPVQMTYGPGSTWSTWLTEDQRFVHNRPDVLSWELQTLTDDLTIAGDLAVTLHVATSGTDADYVVKLIDVYPDSGMPELKMNGYQFMVANDVYRARFRKSVEKPVPLVPNVPEAITIDLHTQAYTFKKGHRVMIQVQSSWFPLIDRNPQTFVPNIFEAKPGDFRAATQRIYRSKGKASKIVLPVVTGIRP, from the coding sequence ATGCGACTCTCTCGATTCCTCCCCCTGCTGCTGCTCGCCGGGCGTGCGCTCACCGCCCAGCCGTCTACGCCCGCGACCGCGCCCGCGGCGGCGGCCTACGCGCTCACCGAGTCGATGATCCCGATGCGTGATGGAACGCGACTCTACACCCGCATCGTGGCACCGGTGAATCCGGCGCGTCCGCTACCGTTCCTGTTCGTCCGCACGCCGTACGGGGTCGACGGCAACACGCCGGGCAGCGTGGCCGCCAACTGGGGCTTCATGGCCCGCGACATCGCGCGGGACGGCTACGTGTTCGTGTTTCAGGACATCCGCGGCAAGTTCAAGTCTGAAGGACAGTTCGTGATGCAGCGGCCGCCGCGCGCCAACCGCGCCGACCCGAAGGCGATCGACGAAAGTACCGACGCCTACGACAGCATCGAATGGCTGCTCTCGCACGTGCCGAACAACAATGGGCGCGTGGGCATGACGGGCGTATCATATCCCGGCTGGACGACGGCGATGGCGATGCTCGATCCACATCCGGCGCTCAAGGCGGCCTCCCCGCAAGCGTCCCCGGCCGATATGTGGAAGGGCGATGATTTCCATCACAACGGCGCGTTCCGTCTGAGCTACGGCTTCGAGTACGCCACCATGATGGAGAGCGGCAAAGATGTGAAGCAGTTCTCGATGGACGCCTACGACACCTACGAGTGGTACCTCAAGCTCGGCTCGCTGAAGAATGTGAACGACCGGTATTTGAAGGGGACAATTCCCACATGGAACGACTTTGCGGGCCACCCCAACTTCGACGCGTTCTGGCAGCGTCAGGCGATGGCGGGCTATCTCGACAAGGTCACGGTACCCGCGTTGCATGTCGCAGGGTGGTGGGATCAGGAGGACTTCTACGGGCCGGTCACGATCTATCGCGAACTCGAGAAGCACGATCGCGAAGGGAAGAACTTCCTGGTCGTCGGTCCGTGGAATCACGGCGGCTGGATGCGCGGTGAAGGCACAGCGCTCGGGCCGATTCAATTCGGGCAACCGACCGCACGTTTTTTCCGTGACTCGATCATGGCGCCGTTCTTCGCGCGTCACCTGCACCCCGAGCAGCGCGACGTGGCCGGGTGGACGTTGCCCGAGGCGCTCGTGTTCGAAGCGGGCAGCAATATGTGGAAGCGCTACGACACGTGGCCACCAAAGACCGCGGTGTCACCACGCAGTCTCTACCTGCGTGAAGGGGGCGCATTGGCGTGGGAGCCACCCGCCGCCACAGCACCGGCGTACGACGCGTATGTGTCCGACCCGGCGAAGCCGGTGCCCTACCGACAGCGGCCGGTGCAGATGACATATGGGCCCGGCTCCACCTGGAGCACCTGGCTCACGGAAGATCAGCGCTTCGTGCACAATCGCCCCGATGTGCTGAGCTGGGAGCTGCAAACACTGACTGACGACCTCACGATCGCTGGTGATCTCGCCGTCACGCTGCACGTCGCCACGAGTGGCACCGATGCCGACTATGTGGTGAAGCTCATCGACGTGTATCCGGACAGCGGGATGCCGGAGCTCAAGATGAACGGCTACCAATTCATGGTCGCCAACGACGTGTATCGGGCGCGCTTCCGGAAGAGCGTCGAGAAGCCGGTGCCGCTCGTGCCCAACGTGCCCGAGGCGATCACGATCGACCTGCACACGCAGGCGTACACCTTCAAGAAGGGACACCGCGTGATGATCCAGGTGCAGAGCAGCTGGTTCCCGCTGATCGACCGGAACCCGCAGACGTTCGTCCCGAACATCTTCGAGGCCAAGCCGGGCGACTTCCGCGCCGCGACGCAGCGCATTTATCGCAGTAAGGGCAAGGCCTCGAAGATCGTGCTGCCGGTGGTCACGGGGATTCGGCCGTGA
- a CDS encoding serine/threonine-protein phosphatase has protein sequence MSETAAPPRKPRDDEMDVFGLSHTGTVRKENQDHYLMATFHKRINVISSNLPDIEQRFPNGEQRLAYLAMVADGVGGGVGGAEASAIALESLMRYVDGSVTVYYGATADATEFSELLQSAAMQAHDAVRARRDEQGLRGTMATTLTMYIGVWPTYYLLQVGDSRYYVWRNGVLSQVTRDQTMAQDLVDDGILKASTAGNSPMAHVLSSAIGADKTMPVVTRLDADWNNVHLICSDGLTKHVTDARIAEILGSMTSAKQAAEQLLQEALDGGGSDNITIIIGRTTPKPVA, from the coding sequence ATGAGCGAAACTGCAGCCCCCCCGCGCAAGCCGCGCGACGACGAAATGGACGTGTTCGGCCTCTCGCACACCGGTACGGTGCGCAAGGAGAATCAGGATCACTACCTGATGGCCACGTTCCACAAGCGCATCAACGTCATCTCCAGCAATCTGCCCGACATCGAGCAGCGCTTTCCCAACGGGGAGCAGCGTCTCGCGTATCTGGCGATGGTGGCCGATGGGGTGGGCGGCGGTGTGGGCGGTGCTGAAGCGAGTGCGATCGCGCTGGAATCCCTGATGCGCTATGTCGACGGCAGCGTCACGGTGTACTACGGGGCGACGGCCGACGCGACGGAGTTCAGCGAACTGCTGCAGTCGGCGGCGATGCAGGCGCACGACGCCGTCCGCGCGCGACGCGATGAGCAGGGGCTGCGCGGCACCATGGCCACCACGCTCACCATGTACATCGGTGTGTGGCCGACCTACTACCTGCTCCAGGTAGGCGACTCGCGCTACTACGTGTGGCGCAACGGGGTACTGTCGCAAGTCACGCGCGATCAGACCATGGCGCAGGATCTGGTGGACGACGGCATTCTCAAGGCCAGCACGGCGGGCAATTCGCCGATGGCACACGTACTCTCGAGTGCGATCGGTGCCGACAAGACGATGCCGGTGGTCACGCGGCTCGATGCCGACTGGAACAACGTGCACCTGATCTGTTCGGACGGACTCACGAAGCACGTGACCGATGCCCGCATCGCCGAGATACTGGGATCGATGACGAGTGCGAAACAGGCGGCGGAGCAGCTGCTGCAGGAAGCGCTCGACGGCGGCGGCAGCGACAACATCACCATCATCATTGGGCGGACCACACCAAAGCCGGTCGCGTAG
- a CDS encoding PEP-CTERM sorting domain-containing protein, with the protein MNWHHLSAVAFAVTLSTPVVARAQFVVYTNQATFLAAVTNAGVDTFTGFNTSSSTPSPIVRTAGPYRYTAFVTNGGDFFGAGTVANPWLSTNTATDAITFGSFIGGVGAVGGNFFGSNIAGAFQSGNILVTYVDAMGAQSTTLIAPSTSSFFGVVSQRSAITSFTVSAVQPSDTEVLWPTVDNLTLAQTTVPEPGTYALLATGLLAIGITTRRKRALVRDQAKT; encoded by the coding sequence ATGAATTGGCATCACCTCTCTGCCGTGGCGTTTGCCGTCACACTCAGCACCCCCGTAGTCGCTCGCGCACAGTTTGTTGTCTACACGAATCAGGCCACGTTCCTGGCCGCTGTGACAAACGCCGGTGTCGATACGTTCACGGGCTTCAACACGAGCAGCTCAACGCCGTCCCCCATTGTGCGCACGGCCGGCCCGTACCGTTACACCGCGTTCGTGACCAACGGCGGAGACTTCTTCGGCGCGGGGACCGTGGCCAATCCGTGGCTCTCCACGAACACGGCCACCGACGCGATCACCTTCGGAAGCTTTATCGGCGGCGTAGGGGCCGTCGGCGGCAACTTCTTCGGCTCCAACATCGCCGGCGCGTTCCAGAGCGGAAATATTCTGGTCACATATGTCGACGCCATGGGCGCACAGTCCACAACTCTCATCGCGCCGAGTACCAGTAGCTTCTTCGGTGTCGTATCACAGCGCTCCGCCATCACGTCGTTCACGGTCAGCGCGGTTCAACCGTCGGATACGGAAGTTCTCTGGCCGACCGTCGACAATCTGACACTCGCGCAGACGACTGTGCCTGAGCCTGGCACCTACGCGCTGCTTGCGACGGGCCTGCTGGCGATTGGCATCACCACCCGACGCAAGCGTGCGTTGGTGCGCGACCAAGCGAAGACTTAG
- a CDS encoding alkene reductase yields MLFEPYALRGLSLKNRLVMAPMTRNRATAAHVPTPIMATYYAERADIGLLITEGTSPAPDGLGYARIPGLYSDEQVAAWKPITEAVHAKGGKIFAQLMHTGRASSALNLPAGARVVGPMAVALPEPVYTDAEGLQPATVPHALTEEDVRAVVAEYAHSATRAIEAGFDGIELHAANGYLIEQFLNGNHNHRTDSYGGSAEGRNRFALEVAAATVAAIGADRVGIRLSPYGAFNNMGAFDGIDEQIVALVQGLSDLGLVYLHLVDHASMGSPNAPDSLRAQLRASFKGAFIASGGFDRAKAEAILASNEADLVAFGRSALANPDLVARLQHDAPLNAPDFATFYTPGDKGYTDYPVLSA; encoded by the coding sequence ATGTTGTTTGAACCATACGCCCTGCGCGGCCTTTCGCTCAAGAACCGGTTGGTCATGGCTCCCATGACGCGCAACCGGGCCACGGCTGCGCACGTGCCGACGCCGATCATGGCCACATATTACGCCGAGCGCGCCGACATTGGGCTGCTGATTACCGAAGGGACCTCGCCGGCGCCGGATGGTCTGGGCTACGCGCGCATTCCCGGACTGTACTCCGATGAGCAGGTGGCGGCCTGGAAGCCGATAACTGAGGCGGTGCACGCCAAGGGCGGCAAGATCTTCGCGCAGCTGATGCATACCGGCCGGGCGTCCAGCGCGCTCAACCTACCGGCCGGCGCCCGCGTGGTGGGCCCAATGGCAGTGGCGCTGCCTGAGCCGGTGTACACTGACGCGGAAGGATTGCAGCCGGCCACTGTGCCGCATGCGCTGACCGAGGAGGATGTGCGCGCGGTGGTGGCCGAGTACGCGCACAGCGCAACGCGCGCCATCGAGGCGGGCTTCGATGGCATTGAACTGCACGCCGCCAACGGCTACCTGATCGAGCAGTTCCTGAACGGCAATCACAACCATCGCACCGACTCGTACGGCGGCAGCGCCGAGGGGCGCAACCGTTTTGCACTTGAGGTGGCGGCGGCTACCGTCGCGGCGATCGGCGCCGACCGTGTCGGTATTCGTCTGTCGCCGTATGGCGCGTTCAACAACATGGGTGCCTTCGATGGCATCGACGAGCAGATCGTCGCGCTCGTGCAGGGACTGAGCGACCTCGGACTGGTGTATCTCCATCTCGTCGATCACGCGTCAATGGGATCGCCGAACGCCCCGGATTCATTGCGGGCACAGCTTCGCGCGTCGTTCAAGGGCGCATTCATTGCGTCGGGTGGATTCGATCGGGCGAAGGCCGAGGCGATCCTCGCGTCGAACGAGGCGGATCTGGTCGCGTTTGGACGCAGTGCCCTCGCGAACCCCGACCTGGTGGCGCGCTTGCAGCATGATGCGCCGCTGAACGCCCCCGACTTCGCCACGTTCTACACGCCGGGCGACAAGGGCTACACCGATTACCCGGTGCTTTCGGCCTAA
- a CDS encoding TetR/AcrR family transcriptional regulator, with amino-acid sequence MVRGRPRQFDTEDALDRVLTVFWRDGFDAASMQDLAEAVGVSKPSLYAAYGNKEALYLAALERYATTFGTDRLERLHAEPDVKRAVHDFLTSLVDAYTCTERPTGCMIVASTSNCNASHVPAAIQCAISTALHGSADAMETRFRRAVSEGQLPPDPDPHALAAYVSTVMSGLSVQARGGANTDALRQVVCTAMRAWP; translated from the coding sequence ATGGTTCGCGGTAGACCCCGGCAGTTCGATACAGAGGACGCGCTGGACCGTGTACTCACGGTCTTCTGGCGCGACGGGTTCGACGCGGCCTCGATGCAGGATTTGGCGGAGGCGGTGGGCGTCAGCAAGCCGAGCCTGTACGCGGCGTACGGCAATAAGGAGGCCCTGTATCTCGCGGCGCTGGAGCGCTACGCGACGACGTTCGGAACCGATCGGCTGGAGCGGCTGCACGCCGAGCCCGACGTGAAGCGGGCGGTGCACGACTTCTTGACGTCGCTGGTGGACGCCTACACGTGCACCGAGAGACCCACCGGCTGCATGATCGTGGCGAGCACGTCGAACTGCAACGCCTCGCACGTACCCGCCGCTATACAGTGTGCGATCAGCACCGCGTTGCACGGCTCGGCGGACGCCATGGAGACGCGCTTTCGTCGCGCGGTGAGTGAAGGGCAACTGCCCCCTGATCCGGACCCGCACGCGCTCGCCGCCTACGTAAGCACGGTCATGTCGGGCTTGAGCGTGCAAGCGCGCGGCGGGGCCAATACCGACGCGCTGCGCCAGGTGGTGTGCACCGCCATGCGGGCGTGGCCGTAA